gaattcagtcttgtaaagacaagtactttaggtaacaaaatactgtaagaattctacctatatggacctaggggtggtgccgcctctcatgagaattgggagtattctcaagaacgtccatgaatggaaagtgcacatggacATTAACGGTTCAAAGCGAGACAtggaggtctcaagtgaacatcgcaaaggtgtgtgtgttatcaccgatttgtcatcatgaaaagatggttcaatgcctagtgcaacttaattttcgacaaattttgtgataattacactatagtaaagttcaagttgaaaaacactttactttatgcactaatgcaatgactcctataagagagagttcttatttaatcaagtgggggatatgttatatttcaaaatataatgattgattaaataattgttaaaatagataactatttaatcttgtgggggaatgttatattattttataatataatgtaaaattatattatattataatataatgttttagattaaataaatgtgacaaagtgtgtcacatattgtaacatataatagagagtaacaatatttagatatatgagatatatccaaataatgtaacatatttggtattacaaatttgtaacttccaaatattaccctttattgtgtaagattgttgttacacaatattgagatgaatttcataaagccatatgagatatggctgttagagatatgatttgaaccccaataatgtgttttgggagttacaaaatcatttgcgagggtttggaaccgtttggaaaaacagcacaatcttttgtgctgaaattggtcagtggccgcggcctgtgggtcagagaccagtggccgcaaccacaggccaaaaactgaccaaattttcagttttttcaatatttgttgaacggctcaaaaaactcaaataactcccaattctcctttttaattccatattaatccaattaaacattggtaacaaccatgggggttggtggaatttgaaattcaaagggtgtctctaaactctataaataggagcctatagctcacttgtaagacacaacttttctatccactagagcacttggctagaaacaccttgaggcagaaagcttttccaatatctgagagagatcccttagtgcttgagttagggggaaataagcttttggacaaaggttttaaaccttgttcaagttggtgatccccaatcctcttcacttaggttgtgtaagtgagagtttgtttgtgttcctgttcttccttttattctattatttttcttcttattttattgttctatttacttgtatattttgtttaagagttgtaatctttcatttgttctaaacactttattttacttgtaatcttttgcttagagttgtattcttaatattatcttcttcatcatcatcttctccctttctttggtttatttgtattttcagttatagagttgtaaccttatttaatcaatctatatttacttgtaatattattgcatagagttgtaatattataatcatttccattgaggcaaaataatattttcctaacacaagatgcatattcttttcggtagcccatcacttgagaactccaaagttaagcgtgcttgacctggggtaatctagggatgggtgacctcctgggaattttcctaggaagcatgtgagtgaggaaaaagcatgctgaaaagactcgtgttggtttgtagggccagtcgtcattccagaaagcagccatagtgacgtggggcgtcataaatggtatcagagccttgacccaaccggaagtgtggccgacggggacgtcgggcccgtaaagGAAGGTGAttatgacagtcagaatcccgtgatccgtaaagggaaagaccgggtaagctgtgcaatcccacaccgcctggggaaggtcaagtgtgatgattctaagactgtgtgggtatgggactacacagttgaagagggcttaaatggattgatgggtattacctgtatcaacaagatgcatcttcttttcggtagcccatcacttgagaactccaaagttaagtgtgcttgacctggggtaatctagggatgggtgacctcctgggaagttttcctaggaagcatgtgagtgaggacaaagcatgctgaaaagacttgtgttggtttgtagggccaatcgccattccagaaagcagccatagtgacgtggggcgtcacaactaaggaactaaaagatcgatcgttctcaggggtcgtccttattatacTTCTCACTCGAACCTGaagtaagaaaacttcaccctgtgtatatgtgacatgcataattgtactgaggcatgttggttgataaatgtgtacatggattgcatattaaatgctagtgaatgttgattacttgtacatggcactgactagtcagggacactgacctaagagtcagaaatggcatagcgtcatgaacgccgagccaaatgaagattagatttaatcgatatcagcgttggatggctctaaggcattaacgttggaccgaccctaaggtcgatgaacttataagcgcttggctagtctgagactagttattcagagccagggcatatggccctggtgactgtttgtcacatggctaggaaacgttgttccagggttatgactctatggtcatgaggagggttatgttggtgactattcaccatacacttATCCTAtttaaacttatgaaaggttcacttatcagttaagcccgagtgaccctatcatcacatggctatagGGGGCTGTACCcgcttttgcgactgtcacctatttgtttggactgttggtcctggaTGCTTATTACGAtccttattgatattatatcatgctgtattatgttttcttgctgggccttggctcatgggtgctatgtggtgcaggtaaagggaaagaaaagctcacctaaccttgagtggagagcttaggtggtgatgtgtacatgtgcggccgcttgaccaccacggccaaggcgttctcagaggaactagggggtttaccctatttttgccgcttaggtcggcgagattGTAAATTTGAAGCAGTAATGACcctttgtactgagaacaacttgtaaacgttttgattagctctgcataGCAGTTTGTAATGGAAATATCCATTCCCTTTTTATTAATTTTCCatcttaacctgttaattacacttagagcatgtttttgaccaaaggactcgggttgtgggtcaaattttcggtccaccgttcaccgtaactgttctggggtaaccagggcgttacactcaccaatcctctccaggatctcaaatggacctacaaatctagggctcaacttgcccttcttcccaaaccttctcacccctttccatggcgagactctaaggaagacatagtctcctacctagaACCCCACGTTCAtgtgtttgggatctgcataactcttctgtctactttgagaagcaagcattcatGCTCTAATCTTcccaatggcctcactggtcctctgaacttcctcaggacccaaatatctcatttctcctgtctcatcccaatgaatgggagatttgcatttcctaccatacagcatctcataaggtgccacaccaatggtagactaataactattgttgtaggaaaactctatcaaaggtagatacttactccaggacccaccaaagtccagcacacatgctcgcagcatgtcttctaatatttggattgtcctctcagattatccatctgtctgaggatgataagcagtactaaacttcaactatgttcccatggccttctgtaaacttccccagaacttggaagtgaaagtggggtcctgatttgacacgatcgacctcagaGCTCCATGGAGgctcacgatctctctcacatagagatctgtgtactggtcaactgtatatgtagtcctcactagtaagaagtgagctgacttggtgtagcgatccacaataacccatactaaatcatgttgacccacagtcctgggtaatcccaccacaaaatccatcatgatgtcttcccatttccactctggaatgtctagaggttgtaataaccctgccggcctctgatgctcagccttgacctgttgacatgtcaagcacttagccacatactccactacatccctcttcatcccaagccaccaatacaatgatctcacatccttatacatcttcgtggtgcttggatgcaaagaataaggagttgtaacgccctggttactccaagaccattactgtgagctttgaaccgtgcttaactcgctaatcgagttctttggttataaacgtgcatctaggtgttattaataggttaaggtggaaaaccaatcaaaaggaaatgatatattttatttaaaacataaaactgttcatgggcccataaaagcgtttacaagttatttacaatacaaaacagtcattacagtgtaaaatttacaacccgccgacctaagcggcaaaaatagggttaaccccctagttcctctaagaatctccttggctgtggtggtcaagcgaccgcatatgcacacatcaccacctaagcccttcactcaaggctgggtgagcttctcttttcctttacctgcaccacatagtacccatgagccaaagcccagcaagaaaactcattactgcatgtatataatatcaaatgatgatcatgataatcatccagagcTTATAGCCCCAAACAAATGAGTAACAGATGTGTAAGTTACTAATGTGGGTTCTGCACCCTTCACAAATGAGTGACTGCATCACTAgtatgagtgaccatggagtcactagtgtgggtttcGTACCTTtaaccatgtgacgatgcagtcacctgggccttctggccctgacttttagtgactagtcatggaactagacaagcgcttttagttttcatcgaacttggggtcggtctggcattaatgctcatagtgagtcattcaatgctgatgtcgattagatctaatctttttggctctgcgttcatgacgcttatgccgctcttgactcataggtcaataacatactattagtgctcagtactactgtcgaacttgactagtaagtcacagcttcacagtcaccattgccgattctgaataataagtcagtgccattcacaagtaagcaagatttgctacgcatttaacatgcctcaataataaccatgcgtgtcacatatggggtgcagttttcttacctctagttcgagcgagaaataataaaagaacgaccattgagaacgatcgaccttttgattccttagcggttacctagtcataaccaatattcatatcccgttaccctaaaattcccggcaacgttctaatcaccaaattaccccgagactcaccccgagccccgaacttaatcccgttatgaccaaaccactaacttgtACTCAAAGATCgcctcatgccaaatggctcgaacaaatccacattataatgtggcctcaacaataattcaccaacatgcatacaaatatacaattacgacctcaacgggccaaattaccaaaatgcctctgtcatgaaatgtggacccacatgcatgcatttaacatcatattataatataattcacataaacatgcacataatcatttaatggcataataaatcaattatggccatcccgacctactaatccaaccattaaacctcattagggattttggggcattacagaagtagtatgagattcatccagaatctcccgcctcatagcagtgtctaacggaacacatatccaacccttgtatctcaacaagcccacctcagacactatataatctctggacactccagctaaaacatcctctctaatcttggtcagatgtggatcacccaactgaccttccttgattctctccaacagcatagactgtagcgtaatgttggccaattggCCTATCGGTaattctataccagctctggtcatatcctatGCTAATTCTCTagatatcagcctcgcactgaaaaatttgtcccggacccttccggcttaaagcattagctaccacgttggccgttcctggatgatacaagatctcacaatcataatcttttactaactccagccaacaccttgtCTCATGTTccagtctttctgtgtgaagaagtacttcaggctcttgtggtcagtataaatctcacacttctctccataaaggtaatgcctccatatctttaatgcaaagaccacagctgccaattctaaatcatgagtggaatatctctgctcatactccttcagttgacgtgaggcataggcaatcgccttccctgactgcatcagaacacaacccaaaccctgatgtgaggcatcacattatatcacaaacttctcttgatctgtaggaagactcaaaactggagctgtaatcaacctctgcttcagttcctggaagttgttctcacacctgtctgaccacacaaaccttTGATTCTtatgtgtcagctcagtcaatgaagtagcgttcttagagaacccttccatgaaacatCTATAATAactgctaatccaaggaaacttctaacttttgAAGCATtcattggccttggccaatctctgaccgcctcaatcttggctggatccactttaatcccctccttactgaaaatgtgcccaaggaaagatacCTATGATAACTAGAACTCaaacttcttgaactttgcaaacattctgtgttccctcagtctctgtagaatcaatctcaaatgttgttcatgctctgactctgattgagaataaaccaaattatcatcgatgaagacgatcacaaactggtccaaataatccttgaacactgtgttcatcaaatccataaaagaagtttgggcattagtcaatccaaaagacatgactaagaattcATAATGCCTATATCTAGTGCAAAAaacagtcttcggtatatctccctacttgaccctcagctgatgataaccagatcgaaggtctatctttgagaatacccttttaccttgcaattgatcaaacagatcatctatccttggcagaggatacttgttcttaattgttaacttattcagtactctgtaatcaatacacatcctcagagaaccatctttcttcttcacaaacagagctggtgcaccccaaggtgagaaactaggtctgataaaacccaaatctaacaactCTTGTagttgtactttcaattcttttaattctgctggggctattctataaggtgctctagacactggctccgtccctggtgccagttctatcacaaattcaatatctctgtgtggtggcaaccctggtaaatattctggaaacacatccagaaactcacacactaatctggtctcctctggtcccactggcatggcccgagtggtatccaccacactggctaagaatcctatgcaacctccttgcaatagatctctagccctcaaaatagatatcataggtatacggggtccatgcatagtgccaaaaaATCCAAAAGGAtcttcaccttcaggctcaaaggttaccatcttccttctgcaatctatagTTGTCCCAtgcttcactaaccaatccatacccagaatcatgtcaaagtcagtcataactaactctataaaatcaactgacaactcactgccctccactatcactggtaaagatctgacccatctcctggatactactaacttcccagtgggtaataaggtcccaaaccccacaacataataatcacatggtctacactgTCTAttaataattctactagcaacaaaagaatgtgtagcaccagaatcaatcaaaacaatataaggggTTCCACCACTCAAAAGTTGACCTATAAAtattgagggtgaagcctcagcttttgcttgagtcaatgcgaacacttgagctggggccgagctgtccgccttcctgggttcttcctttcttgctttgaGATGTCCCATTGCCCCACATAAAAATCAAGCCTTTGCTATACACTCCCTCAAATGGCGTcttttgcacctagggcactctggataagtccttcAGGCTTCcctgccaccctggcggcccattgtaataccacatgGTCGCTtgtcagggcctggagctgggaaggtatcaggagccttcctcttctgatcactggggcctccgcccctacctaaacccataaatggaggacttgtcctcctcaactctcttctggctgcattgtctcactagattttgttctctgcgctctcagctgtgagcgccttctccaccacctgtgcataagtagtaactccagctacattagtgatacgaacatcccgggctaatctaggctatagcccctggagaaacctctcccttctggtcccatcagtgggcaccggctccatggcaaactttgccaatttatcaaacttcagagcatattcagtcactgactgACTCCCTTGAAGTAATCTGATAAACTCTTCAGCCTTTTGCAGCCCTGAttgcatcattgtaatatttttcactgaacaaagtttgaaactcttcccaactcagggcattgatgtttctggtcttGGAtatacttcccaccaaattcgggcatcatCCTGAAAcatattgatggacccaaaacatgtatgttttaaaaatttataactcgcaagcgcacgaatcgtatatgaaatatagtgttcgtgtaagcacgagatcaaacccaaatgagttgtctaaaataaaaaagaaaactattttaaatcaaaattaataaattctaacctagctccaaagattgatgagaatttgtgacaagaaaatcaaataagagataataataaagaaatttaagacaataaataaaaataaattaatagtatAAATCAAGATGGtgaaagaagattattaaggtattagaatccacaaaatataagttcaataatatttataagtacattgatttccaaatttcattaatagtagaaattaatcaactatcacttattcaaattagatattctatttaagcacaaattattatagaattgtaggatttatcttcacttttaaaattaaaatttcaaagtatttaatgtaaatcaatctaatgaaataataaataaatcaataaatattatttataaagcaaacataatatttttgttctaagcatttgatgtgcacaatttaatagcacaccttaatcaaagaatattatgattttgcactaatgaagaacaaattataaatatgttctaacaataaaaaatacaagatatttaagatgaaagaaaatatttgaagaagaaaatccataaactttattgcacaaaatgagaaatcaacatacaacataaatactatatagttacatattgtttcatcatcaccttagtgatcttaaaaagattagaaactcataactagaatagaaattacaaattaaaaaaattacaaacataaataggataatttggaggaggaacccccaaattttttctCTAAAAGCTCAgaaaaaatgactaaaaagaagaaaagatgaagataatggagtggtcttgaaagtgtagaaattttgTAGTGTCCTCCTCTAAAATAAGCAtacccaaatggtcttgaaaattctatatttatagccaaaatgagagtattaaaataattaatttaaattaattaaattgattaaattaataataatatgaaaaatataGGTAAGTTTTAGGATGTAaagatgattttggggtaaaatttgtggaaaagtttgggtaaaaatatgacatttttagACATTAGGGACAAGGGACAATGGGACAAATTGGGCTCAAGGAGAAGGGGAAGGTGGCTGGTGCAAGTGGCTGTTGGACTCAGGCCTGGGGTGGTTCGTAGGCCCACGTGGCTGGTTGAGCATGGCTGAAGGGCTGCTGGTAGAGGTGGGCGGAAAGCAGCAAGCCCAAGTGCTGGGAGGCAGGCCCGTGTGGCTGGGCTGGTGGCTGGCTGGCTGGCAGCTCCAGGCGTGTGGCTCTGGGCGGCTCCAGGCGGCTCCAAGAGGCTTATAGGCCATGGGACAAGAGGTGGGCTGGTTTTGGGCCTTTGGACAAAAACACCAAATCTCTTACTTTTCCTTGAAGAATACcactttttccttcatttttcttgctttcaaGAGCTAAAAAAATACCACATAAtttctacaaaataaatataaattaagtcatgataatatattttcaattataaaataaaccatattaattctttgaaaacattaattacaacttaatttaatttaacattaaagatcaacaaaagtgcttttttttacttctaactaaactcaataattcaaataattaaactacaacaaaataactataaaaacacacaaaaatatataaaatcaaaataaacccaataaattcaaaattacttaaaaacttaataaatcaattaaaaactcaagaattaagcaacaattattatataaaatatggtaaaataactctattttgtagagttatcacgtatacgtggcacaagccaccctctcattactagacaccctcataaagtcaaggatggtggtaatcatgctcatccattgctctgccttagctggatctgcactaccctaaaaaactggaggttgctgttttttgaacctttcataaagaggttcccattttcTTCTAGCCTCTGGCAACTGCTCAACTATTGGCACCGCTACGGGTGGTGCCTCAGGTAAATAGAATCaggcaaaaattaaaaaaattatatgaaaactTAAGTAAACATTGTCATTGAGCTCTATCGAGCTACAACATAACCCTATCAAGCTTATCGATAAAATCATGATctgtctacataaagaaccatcgAGTATGCATCGAGCTacaatcgagcctatcgagcaacATCATCCCTAAACCCATCGAGACTATCGAACCACTGTCGAGCCTATCGAGAAAAGCATAATCTGTCTCCATAAAGAACCATCAAGCATGCATCGAGCTacaatcgagcctatcgagcaacATTATCCCTAAAACTATAGAGATtgtcgagctcctatcgagcctaTCAAGCCCGTTTTATCTAAAACCACAGACCCATCGAGCAATTTATACTTatcctatcgagctcatatcgagcttcTATCTAAGCATTCATACTACCCTATCGAGCtactatcgaacctatcgagccactgGTTCAAACTCAGAAAAAACCCACAAAATTAACGAATCCATTCCACATATTACAGATTCAACTTGCATTTCACTTAAAAATGGATTTGAGTTAGAGATCTAACCTTTGCTTGTCGCTGTGGGAGGAAAAATGTGTCGTGGGTCTCGGGTTCGAAGGGAATGAGTCGCCGTGGGTCTCGAGTAGATGGAGGTCGACAGAGTTACTCGCTTGAGATGCTCGACAGGGGTTGGGCTCAACGCGATTTTGGGGTTTCTTGTTAGGTATGAGagagagggtgagagagagagagagaaaaaaaaattgagagtGTAAAGAGAGAAATGAGGTTTAATTTTGAGTGTTTTTGGTAGAAGGGAAATCAAATTGAAAGATTGAGAATAGtggtgatatatatatttttttacgaGAGTGACTATATTATGTGTAGAAAGTGAGATTTTCCAGCTGAAATGTATGGGTAATGATGGTCATGACGTGATGTCATGGCCATGGATGTTCATATTCCTTACTGGTCTGAGTTGAGGATAAGGGGTTTGACTTGTTCTCCATGGAGTAGCCACCAAGTAAAAAACACGAGGGCTTTTTCAGTCAAACTCAAAAACCAGAATTTCAGTACTTGTGGAGGCGCTCACTCTGCCATTTTGGGGTGGAAGAAGAGAGAAATGGGTTGGAGTGAGACAGTCAGAAACGCAGAGAAGTTGGTGGAGAAAACCATGAAAGGGAACGACGCTTCCCACGACGCTGCTCACGTTTGGAGGGTCAGAGATCTCGCTCTCTCTCTCGCCCAAGATGAAGGCCTCTCTTCCAATCCACACTCCATGCAAATTGTAAACTCACCAaatattgtgattttttttaaataaaatagaaagggTTCTGGGTTTATATTTTTTGCCCATTTTCAATAGTCAAAATTTCTATCATTATAGTCGTATGAAAATGATTCCTGGCATCTTTCTGACCCTCAAATCTCTTTCTTTGACAGGTTGAGCTCGCTGCCCTTCTCCATGATATAGGTTTGTACCCAACTATATTATgatatatgatttatttatttgtttagctCTGTGCTGTGTTGTGTTGTTTCATGGCAAAATAAATAACAAGTTTCTAAGACCATCCATTACGCTAGAAGTTTTGACTTTACACATGATTAAACTTACTTTTGTTCTTTGTTTTGATGGAATTTACTAATATCCCAGTTTTTGCTTGGTTATTGCAGGTGATTACAAATACTTGAGGTTCGTATTTGCTCTTGCTTTCTTGCTGAATTTTTAGTGCAGTATGCGTAGATTACTTTTCTGTGCAAGAAATAAAGAAGCATTTAATTACTTATGAATTATGGCACTGTTTTTGTTGGATATGTGCATCACCAATGTAGGGTCAGGTCCTCTCAAATTTGTCTCTggattattattttcaaatttttacaTTCTGGTTTACCAGGCTATATGACTTACCTTTTTTCCTCTCATAGTCATGATTGTTCAATTTATATTGGTATTTTGCTTGGCATGTTTATATTTATAATGGTTTTGAGCACACTTTGACATGCAGAGATCCATCTGAGGAGAAAATTGTTGAGAATTTTTTGGAGGCAGAAGGAATAGAGGAGGAGATGAAAAGTACGATCTTGGGGATTATTAAGGGCATGGGTAAGCCTTTCTAATGCTGTCATTTTATAAATGGTTATCATGCTTTATTTGTTCTGTTTAtagcttttttttctttcttatttgcTATGTTGTAGATTCTAGTTTCTGTTTAAATCAATAACTTGTCTATTTCATCATATATGTATGAACCTTGTAGTGTACTAAACATTTTGTGCTCTTTTCAACTTGCAGGTTTCAAAGAGGAGGTTTCAGGGAATGGAGTTGGTGAACTGTCTGTAGAGTTTGGGGTTGTACAAGATGCTGATCGCCTGGATGCAATTGGTGCTATTGGTAATATGTTTCTTTGATAATTTCCTTGCTTTTAAAACTATTTGATTTATATACTTAGGAATAAAGGTGAGGTCATCATGTAAGTTGTACACAATGACCTTGTGATGTTTACTAGTAGCCTTGCTTTGGAATTTTAATATCATTTTTGAGTTGAAATGCTAAATGCTTTGAAGATTGGAACAAATTCTGTTGTGTCTATATGGTACGCAGCTATAACTTCTCTCTCGATTTCAGGAATTGCTCGGTGCTTTACTTTTGGCGGAAGCAGGAACAGAGTTCTCCATGATCCTAACATCCAGCCACGGTTAGACTTATCCAAGGAACAGTATATGAAAAAAGATGAGCAGACTACTGTAAACCACTTCCATGAGAAGCTTCTTAAGCTTAAGGATATGATGAAAACCAAGGTACAATGGTTAGAAAAAGTTGAAAACAGAGAGTACTTTCCTACacccttttaattatttttatatatatgttcaaaaatcaagaaaatattgaaATGA
This genomic interval from Humulus lupulus chromosome 8, drHumLupu1.1, whole genome shotgun sequence contains the following:
- the LOC133796516 gene encoding uncharacterized protein LOC133796516, which codes for MGHLKARKEEPRKADSSAPAQVFALTQAKAEASPSIFIGQLLSGGTPYIVLIDSGATHSFVASRIINRQCRPCDYYVVGFGTLLPTGKLVVSRRWVRSLPVIVEGSELSVDFIELVMTDFDMILGMDWLVKHGTTIDCRRKMVTFEPEGEDPFGFFGTMHGPRIPMISILRARDLLQGGCIGFLASVVDTTRAMPVGPEETRLVCEFLDVFPEYLPGLPPHRDIEFVIELAPGTEPVSRAPYRIAPAELKELKVQLQELLDLGFIRPSFSPWGAPALFVKKKDGSLRMCIDYRVLNKLTIKNKYPLPRIDDLFDQLQGKRVFSKIDLRSGYHQLRVK
- the LOC133796517 gene encoding uncharacterized protein LOC133796517; translation: MAMDVHIPYWSELRIRGLTCSPWSSHQVKNTRAFSVKLKNQNFSTCGGAHSAILGWKKREMGWSETVRNAEKLVEKTMKGNDASHDAAHVWRVRDLALSLAQDEGLSSNPHSMQIVELAALLHDIGDYKYLRDPSEEKIVENFLEAEGIEEEMKSTILGIIKGMGFKEEVSGNGVGELSVEFGVVQDADRLDAIGAIGIARCFTFGGSRNRVLHDPNIQPRLDLSKEQYMKKDEQTTVNHFHEKLLKLKDMMKTKAGRSRAEKRHKFMEDYLKEFYDEWNGKA